From the Acidilutibacter cellobiosedens genome, one window contains:
- a CDS encoding ABC transporter ATP-binding protein, translated as MNERLLEVNNLQTYFYTSSGVVKAVDGVSFSLKKGQTLGIVGESGSGKSVTASSIVRLVPSPPGKIAGGEIIFDGKDILKLSRKELLNVRGRDIAMIFQDPMTALNPVFTIGKQISEAILVHRKISKDDAKKLTIQALETVGISDAESRYKNYPFEFSGGMRQRAMIAMAIVCNPKLLIADEPTTALDVTIQAQVLELMKNLQKELNTSILIITHDLGVIWEMADYVMVMYAGKTVEYTDMINLYKNPKHPYTWGLLDSIPKRNSEKNEPLNTIEGNPPDLRNTGVGCNFAGRCPYAKDICSKKQPPLIELETNHFVACHFQTKKEALTRRGDI; from the coding sequence ATGAATGAAAGGTTATTAGAAGTTAATAACTTGCAAACATATTTTTATACATCCTCGGGAGTAGTAAAGGCAGTAGACGGAGTGAGCTTTTCACTTAAGAAAGGACAGACTTTGGGAATAGTCGGAGAATCCGGTTCGGGAAAAAGTGTCACTGCTTCGTCTATCGTGAGGCTTGTACCTTCGCCTCCTGGGAAAATAGCGGGTGGAGAGATAATCTTTGATGGAAAAGATATACTGAAATTGTCACGAAAAGAGCTTTTAAATGTAAGAGGAAGAGATATAGCTATGATTTTTCAAGATCCGATGACAGCTTTAAATCCGGTGTTTACCATAGGAAAACAGATAAGTGAAGCAATACTTGTTCATAGGAAAATATCGAAAGATGATGCTAAGAAGCTGACTATACAAGCTTTGGAAACTGTGGGAATATCGGATGCGGAGTCAAGATATAAAAACTATCCTTTTGAGTTTTCAGGCGGAATGAGGCAGCGTGCCATGATAGCTATGGCAATTGTATGTAACCCAAAACTTTTGATAGCTGATGAACCCACGACTGCCTTAGATGTGACTATTCAAGCCCAGGTATTGGAACTTATGAAAAATTTGCAAAAAGAATTAAATACATCTATCCTTATAATCACCCATGATTTAGGCGTAATATGGGAAATGGCCGATTATGTTATGGTTATGTATGCTGGGAAAACTGTTGAATATACGGATATGATAAATCTTTATAAAAACCCTAAACATCCATATACGTGGGGGCTCTTGGATTCTATACCAAAGAGAAACAGTGAAAAGAATGAGCCTTTAAATACTATAGAGGGCAATCCTCCGGACTTAAGGAACACAGGAGTCGGCTGTAATTTTGCCGGCAGATGTCCATATGCAAAAGATATATGCAGTAAAAAGCAGCCGCCTCTTATAGAATTGGAAACAAATCACTTTGTTGCTTGCCACTTTCAAACAAAGAAAGAAGCTCTTACAAGAAGGGGTGATATATAG